From Strongyloides ratti genome assembly S_ratti_ED321, scaffold srae_chrx_scaffold0000002:
caagatttaatgaaaaattaaaaacactTAGTGAAGAAGACATAAGATCTGGAAAAATTGCTGATCATTTTGATGTTATTTCAAAGGATGTTGCTGAAGAATTAACAAAAGCTAAACTTCAGGAAGTAGAAAGATTAAGACAAGCtatattaaaagaagttGAAGAAGGTAAAAAACCTCATAATATAAAAGCACCAGAACATATTGATATTGATCAATTAGATAAATTTCATGCTGAAGATTTAAGAAAACtagttaaaaaaacttttgaaGATATGGATGAAATTGATAGGCAAcgtaaagaaaaatttaaaaaatatgaaatggAAAAACGAGCTAAGTATGATCATGAATTAGCTAAATTACCTGAAGAGGAACGTAAAAAATTACAAGAAGAACATGAAGCAGCAAAAAAAAGACATCAAGAtcatgaaaaattaaatcatcCTGGAGAACGTCGTCAATTAGAAGAAGTTTGGGAAGAAAAAGATCATATGGATAAAGAGAATTATGATCCCAAAACATTTTTTGCTCTTCATGATTTAAATGGTGATGGATATTGGAATATTCAAGAATTAGATGCTTTGTTTCAATTAGAATTAGGTAAAATGTACAATGAAAGTAATCCTGATGATGATCCAAAAGAAAAgtaagttattattttattatttaaaaaataaaataaaaaaaattttagaatgGAAGAGATGCATAGAATGCGTGAACATGTTTTAAATCAAATGGATacaaataaagataaaatgatATCAATGGAAGAATTTTTAGCTGATAGTGAAGCTCAAGCTTCTACACCATCACCAGAAGGTTGGAAAGCACTTGATgaaactaaaatatatagtgAAGAAGAATTACAAGTATTTGAAGAACAACTagcaaaagaaaataattggGGACCTGATGCTTATAAAATTGAATCAACTATAGCTCCACCAACAACAACACCACTAACAATTGTTCATGGTtcacaacaacaacaacagcATATTCCTGAACAAAATCACAAAATTGATCCTGTAATGggtatttaaataaat
This genomic window contains:
- a CDS encoding NUCB1 → MKFLYFSINFFLLLILVVNVIAPPPPRKIEEKVEEKIIEEKEFDEDDLPKYEFHYSKYLEKIVQILENDPRFNEKLKTLSEEDIRSGKIADHFDVISKDVAEELTKAKLQEVERLRQAILKEVEEGKKPHNIKAPEHIDIDQLDKFHAEDLRKLVKKTFEDMDEIDRQRKEKFKKYEMEKRAKYDHELAKLPEEERKKLQEEHEAAKKRHQDHEKLNHPGERRQLEEVWEEKDHMDKENYDPKTFFALHDLNGDGYWNIQELDALFQLELGKMYNESNPDDDPKEKMEEMHRMREHVLNQMDTNKDKMISMEEFLADSEAQASTPSPEGWKALDETKIYSEEELQVFEEQLAKENNWGPDAYKIESTIAPPTTTPLTIVHGSQQQQQHIPEQNHKIDPVMGI